GCCGCCACCTCGACTTCGACGGGAACTCCCGTGCGGGCCCGCCCGACGGCGGTCTCGGGGATCGTGAAAACGAGCTGGAGACGCGAGACCGCGTCGATGCGCACGAGCGCCGTCTCGCGGTCGACCCGGTCGCCCGGCGAGACCATGCGTGCCCCGAGAACGCCGTCGAAGGGTGCCCGGATCCGCGTCCGCTCGAGCTCGACGCGAGCGAGGTCCCTCCGGGCCTTGGCCGCCTCGAATGCCGCGCGCGTTCGGTCGAGTTCCGCGGGCGAGACGGTCCCTTTGCGGGCGAGCGTGAGGGTTCGCCGGTACTCGTCTTCGGCGAGGACGAGAAGCGCCTCGGCTTCCCGAAGGCGGGCTTTCTGCTCCTCGTCTTCGAGCCGAAACAGAAGTTCCCCCTTGCGGACGAGCTGGCCTTCCTCGAATTCGACGGACTCCACGACGCCCTCGGTCTCGGGTTTCACGACCACGGATTCTTCCGCCTCGAGCTGCCCGACGAGCCGGACCACCTCGCGGATCGAGCTCGGCGAAACCTCGAGGAGCTCGACGTAGACCGGCGGTGGCGTCGCGCGTGCCGGGGCTTCCGCCCTCGGGTCGCCGCATCCCCCCACGAGGCTCCCGAGGAGCAGGAGAAGCGCTGGAGCCTTGAGCTTGCGGGGCATGTCTCGTGTCCGTCTTTACGCCACGGGCCGGCTTCGTGCTAGCCTCGTGGTTACCCGTTCGAACGAAAGGGGGACACGATGGAGTTCCAGGACATTCTCTACGAAAAAAAAGACGGCGTGGCCTGGATCACGATCAACCGACCGGAAGTGCGCAACGCCTTCCGGGCCCGCACCGTCGACGAGATGATCGAGGCTCTGCGAGACGCGTGGCGGGACTCCGACGTGGGCGTCGTCGTGCTGACGGGCGCGGGCGACAAGGCCTTCTGCAGCGGCGGAGACCAGAAAGAAAGGACGGCCGCGGGCTACGCGGGAGGGGGAACGGGCATCGGACTCGACGTCGCCACGCTGCACTCGCTCATCCGGAACATCCCGAAGCCCGTGATCGCCATGGTGAACGGGTACGCCATCGGGGGCGGGCACGTTCTCCACGTCGTCTGCGACCTCACGATCGCCGCGGACACGGCCGTCTTCGGCCAGGTCGGCCCCCGCGTGGGCAGCGTCGACCCGGGGTTCGGCACGGCCTACCTCGCGCGCATCGTGGGCGAGAAAAAGGCCCGCGAGATCTGGTACCTCTGCCGGCAGTACACGGCGAAGGAAGCGCTCGAGATGGGGCTCGTCAACAAGGTCGTCCCGGCGTCCGAGCTGCGTGCGGAGGTGGAAAAGTGGTGCCGGGAGCTTCTCGAGAGGAGCCCCACGGCACTGAAGCTCGCGAAGTACTCGTTCAACGCGGACACGGACCACATCCACGGCATCACGGAAATGGGCTTTTCCGCCCTCGAGCTTTTCTACCGGACGCCCGAGTCGCAGGAGGGACAGAAGGCGTTCCTCGAAAAACGAAAGCCCGACTTCCGCCGGGCTGCGCGCGAGGGGAAAAGCTAGCCCGTGGCCGGGACGCGCGCCCGAGGGCGGCGCGGCCGTGGCTTCGCCGGAAGGACGAACGGCGACCCCGTCGCCCCCCGGGAACGAACCCTCCGCCCCGTGCTCTCTTCTCGCGGGCCCCGGAGGACGCGTGCCGATCGCACACCTACGCGCCGTGGCATTTCTTGTACTTCTTGCCGCTCCCGCACGGGCAAGGATCGTTCCGTCCCACCTTGCCGCCCGTCCGCCGCACGGTCTCGGTCTTGGGAGCGGCGGCCGGGCGACCCCCGCCGCTCATCACGAGACGCCGAGGTTCGTGCTCCTCGAGCCGCATCTGCCGCACGCGCTGCCGCTGCTCTTCGCGGACGATCTGGACGGCGTAGAGCTTTTCGACCACGCCCTCGCGGAACTGCCGCATCATCTCCTGGAAGAGCTCGAACCCTTCCTTCTGGTACTCCTGGAGGGGATTCCGCTGCCCGTAACCCCGGAGCCCGATCCCTTCCTTGAGGTGATCCATCGCGAGCAGGTGGTCCTTCCAGAGACTGTCGAGGGTCTGGAGCATCACGAACTTCTCGAAATGCCGCAGGGTCTCCGGGGTGAAGTCCCGCTCCTTCTCCTCGTACGCCGCGTGGAGCGCCTCGCGCAGCTTTTCTTCGAGCTCGTCGGCTGTGAGGTTCTCCCGCTCGTTCTCGTCGAGCCGCAGGCGGTAGCTGAACTGCTTGAGCAGGTTCTCCTCGAGCACCGTCCAGTCCCACTCGGCCGGCGGGAGGTCGGGATTCGTCGTCCGGTCGAGAAGCTCGGAGAGCGTCTCGTCGACCATCTCGAGGATCTCGGGCTTCAGGTTCTCCCGCGAGAGAATCTCCCGGCGGCGGGCGTAGACGACCTCGCGCTGTTTGTTGAGCACGTCGTCGTACTCGAGGAGGTGCTTTCGGATGTCGAAATTGTGGGCTTCGACCTTGCTCTGGGCGTTCGCGATGGCGCGAGAAATCATCCGGTGCTCGATGGGTTCCCCTTCTTCCATCCCGAGCCGCTCCATGATGCCCTTGATGCGGTCGGCGCCGAAAATCCGCAGCAGGTCGTCCTCGAGCGAGAGGTAGAAGCGCGAGCTCCCGGGGTCGCCCTGGCGTCCCGCGCGCCCGCGTAGCTGGTTGTCGATCCGCCGGCTCTCGTGACGCTCGGTCCCGATGATGTGGAGTCCGCCCGCGGCCACCACCTCCTCGCGCTCCCGGGCGCACTGTTCGCGGTACTTCGCGAGCAGCTCCTGGTAGCGGTCGCGGAACTCGTCGGGCGAGCGGTCCATCTGCTCGCGCAGCTCCTCGACGACCTGCGTGTACTTCCGGCGCGTCTCCTCGTACTCGCGCTGCGCGGCCGCGACGGCCTGCTCGTAGGGCTTGCGGTGCCTCAGGAAGGCTTCTTCCGCTTCCTCGAATTCGCGCTGCGCCTCCTCGTAGGCCGCCCTGGCCTCCTCCAGGGAAAGGTTCCCGTTCCGGAGCGCCTTCTCGACGGCGCGCTCGTAGTCGGACCGCGCGCGCTCGAAGGCCGACCGTGCCGACTCGAGCCCGTCCGCCGCCCCGCCGTTCGAGACGGCGGCCCGCAACACCTCCGCGAGCTCGAGCTGGGTGTCCCGGAAACGCCGCTCGCCTTCTTCCCCGAGGTGCGGACCCGTCACGCGGTCGAAGTCCCGGAGCGCCTGGCAGTAGGCTTCCAGCGCCTCGGCGCAGGCCGCGTACGCCTCGGAGCCGGCCCCTTCGCCGAGACCGCGCCAGGCGTCCTCGTAACGGCGGCGCGCGTCGACGAGGGCGGCCTCGAGGTAGGCGCGATGCGTCGCCGTGAGCCGCTCGAGCGCTTCGGCCTGTCGTTCCTCGTAGGGCTTCCACTGCTTCTCGTACTTTTCGCGTGCCTTCTGGACCTTGCGCTCGAACTTCTCGCGCAGCTCGACCAGAGCGTCCTCGTATCGCGTGTGGCCCGACGGGAGCACCTCGGCCCGCCGGATCCACTCGTTCTCGATCTCGGCCCGTGCGAGGAACTCGGGATTCCCTCCGAGGAGAATGTCCGTCCCCCGGCCGGCCATGTTCGTGGCGATGGTGACCTGACCCTTGCGGCCGGCCTGCGCGATGACGGAAGCTTCGGCCTCGTGGTTGACGGCGTTGAGCACGTTGTGCGGGATGCCACGAGCCTTGAGCATCTTCGAGAGACGCTCGGACTTTTCCACGGACACCGTACCGACGAGCACCGGCTGCCCGCGGGCGTGGCACTCGGCGATTTCTTCGATCACGGCCTGGAACTTCTCGCGCTCGGTCTTGTAGACGACGTCCGGATGGTCCACCCGGATCATGGGCTTGTTCGGCGGGATGACGACGACCTGGAGCTTGTAGATCTTGTCGAACTCGACGGCTTCCGTGTCGGCCGTGCCCGTCATGCCCGCGAGCTTGTGGTACATCCGGAAGTAGTTCTGGATCGTGATCGTCGCGAGCGTCTGGTTTTCCCGCTGGATCCGGAGCCCTTCCTTGGCTTCCACGGCCTGGTGGAGGCCGTCGGACCAGCGGCGGCCTTCCATGAGCCGGCCCGTGAACTCGTCGACGATGATCACCTGCCCGTTCTTCACCACGTAGTCGACGTCGCGCCGGAAGATGGCGTGCGCCTTGAGCGCCTGGTTCACGTGGTGGAGGATGTTGATGTTGGCCGGGTCGTAGAGGTTGTCGATGCCGAGAAGCCGCTCGACCTTGGCGACCCCCTGCTCGGTGAGGACCACGGTCTTCGACTTCTCGTCGACGACGTAGTCCCCGCTCGCCTCGATCTGGGGACGTTCTTCCTGCCGGGCGTCCCCCTGGAGCACGGCCCCGCGCTTGAGGCGGGGGACGATCTTGTCGATCCGGTAGTAGAGGTCGGTGGAGTCCTCGGCCGGTCCCGAAATGATGAGCGGCGTTCGCGCCTCGTCGATCAGGATGTTGTCGACCTCGTCGACGATCGCGTAGTAGAGCTCGCGCTGGACGAATTCCTCCTCGGCGAGCTTCATGTTGTCCCGGAGGTAGTCGAACCCGAACTCGTGGTTCGTGCCGTAGGTGATGTCGGCGTGGTACGCCTCGCGCCGGGAGACGGGCCGGAGGTGCATCATCCGGTAGTCGCTCGTCACGTAGGTCGGGTCGTAGAGGAAGCTCTCCTCGTGGACGATCACGGCCACGCTCACGCCCAGGGCGTGGTAGATCGGCCCCATCCACTGCACGTCACGGCGGGCGAGGTAGTCGTTCACCGTGACCAGGTGGACGCCGCGGCCGAGCA
This Candidatus Binatia bacterium DNA region includes the following protein-coding sequences:
- a CDS encoding MexH family multidrug efflux RND transporter periplasmic adaptor subunit; this encodes MPRKLKAPALLLLLGSLVGGCGDPRAEAPARATPPPVYVELLEVSPSSIREVVRLVGQLEAEESVVVKPETEGVVESVEFEEGQLVRKGELLFRLEDEEQKARLREAEALLVLAEDEYRRTLTLARKGTVSPAELDRTRAAFEAAKARRDLARVELERTRIRAPFDGVLGARMVSPGDRVDRETALVRIDAVSRLQLVFTIPETAVGRARTGVPVEVEVAAWPGERFPGEVFFVAPALDPATRRLLLKAWVPNEHGKLRPGMFAEIGVELARHDGVLVVPESALAYDARGPFVWRVSEKGVAERVGVEVGLRQEGRVEIVSGLAPGDTIVAAGTHKVVAGARVLAAEPPEEKGPA
- the menB gene encoding 1,4-dihydroxy-2-naphthoyl-CoA synthase — encoded protein: MEFQDILYEKKDGVAWITINRPEVRNAFRARTVDEMIEALRDAWRDSDVGVVVLTGAGDKAFCSGGDQKERTAAGYAGGGTGIGLDVATLHSLIRNIPKPVIAMVNGYAIGGGHVLHVVCDLTIAADTAVFGQVGPRVGSVDPGFGTAYLARIVGEKKAREIWYLCRQYTAKEALEMGLVNKVVPASELRAEVEKWCRELLERSPTALKLAKYSFNADTDHIHGITEMGFSALELFYRTPESQEGQKAFLEKRKPDFRRAAREGKS